From Leifsonia sp. fls2-241-R2A-40a, one genomic window encodes:
- a CDS encoding glycosyl hydrolase: MSDQTAPTRAAVWWSQSKARSQATAAAAIVLTAVLVGISAYVWVSPTGAPLRKAVDQAAEVVTPFAAQNAELKRNLDRATATIASQKGKLTAMEKASLASQAATAKQLATAQQKASAAQSQLASVQAQLSAAQAKGASGSHASGSTAAGSSHSATGSGSSGNGSGGGGSAPAPITAPARADLVAPAKRYYGMYTEQAPFNWATFDATSAKVGVSPNMVGYFSGWDENFRANAVTRSWQQGRLPLLTWESRPIGDANNVVNSPEYSLPKIIDGKFDTYLHQYAKDIVATGLPLAIRLDHEMNGNWYPWSESDGNGGTINGNNPGDYVKMWQHVHDIFQQEGANDLVIWDWSPNIVNKLSPSLRSEEYLRSLYPGDAYVDWVGLSGYLRPPYRADQQYTFDYTFKTSLDMLRSIAKKPILLSEVGASEIGGHKATWVSSFFESLGRPENSDIIGFSWFNLAITSYVQGERATNDWRIDSRSDSLSAFIAGLTRPEDDFELTPAP; the protein is encoded by the coding sequence CAAAGCGCGATCGCAGGCGACAGCAGCCGCCGCGATCGTCCTCACCGCCGTGCTCGTCGGCATCTCCGCCTACGTGTGGGTCTCCCCGACCGGAGCGCCGCTGCGCAAGGCGGTCGACCAGGCCGCCGAGGTGGTGACGCCGTTCGCCGCCCAGAACGCCGAACTCAAGCGCAACCTCGACCGCGCGACCGCCACCATCGCCTCTCAGAAGGGCAAGCTGACGGCGATGGAGAAGGCCAGCCTGGCCTCCCAGGCGGCCACGGCGAAGCAGCTCGCCACCGCGCAGCAGAAGGCCTCGGCCGCGCAGAGCCAGCTCGCCAGCGTCCAGGCGCAGCTCTCCGCCGCGCAGGCCAAGGGCGCCTCGGGCTCGCACGCCTCGGGTTCCACCGCTGCCGGGTCCAGCCATTCCGCCACCGGCTCCGGCTCGTCGGGGAACGGCAGCGGCGGCGGCGGAAGCGCGCCCGCACCCATCACCGCCCCGGCCCGCGCCGACCTCGTCGCACCGGCCAAGCGCTACTACGGCATGTACACCGAGCAGGCTCCCTTCAACTGGGCCACCTTCGACGCCACCAGCGCCAAGGTGGGCGTCTCGCCCAACATGGTCGGCTACTTCAGCGGCTGGGATGAGAACTTCCGCGCCAACGCGGTGACCCGCTCCTGGCAGCAGGGCCGCCTCCCGCTGCTGACCTGGGAATCGCGCCCGATCGGCGACGCGAACAACGTCGTGAACTCCCCGGAGTACTCGCTGCCCAAGATCATCGACGGCAAATTCGACACCTACCTGCACCAGTACGCCAAGGACATCGTGGCCACCGGGCTCCCGCTCGCGATCCGTCTCGACCACGAGATGAACGGCAACTGGTACCCGTGGTCCGAGAGCGACGGGAACGGCGGCACGATCAACGGCAACAACCCCGGCGACTACGTGAAGATGTGGCAGCACGTGCACGACATCTTCCAGCAGGAGGGCGCCAACGACCTCGTGATCTGGGACTGGTCCCCGAACATCGTCAACAAGCTGTCGCCGTCACTGCGGTCGGAGGAGTACCTCCGCTCGCTGTACCCGGGGGACGCGTACGTCGACTGGGTCGGTCTCTCCGGCTACCTGCGCCCGCCGTACCGGGCGGACCAGCAGTACACGTTCGACTACACGTTCAAGACCAGCCTCGACATGCTGCGCTCGATCGCCAAGAAGCCCATCCTGCTCTCGGAGGTCGGAGCCTCGGAGATCGGCGGCCACAAGGCGACCTGGGTGAGCTCGTTCTTCGAGTCGCTCGGCCGTCCCGAGAACTCGGACATCATCGGCTTCAGCTGGTTCAACCTCGCCATCACGAGCTACGTGCAGGGGGAGCGCGCCACGAACGACTGGCGCATCGACTCCCGCTCCGACTCGCTCTCCGCGTTCATCGCCGGCCTCACCAGACCTGAGGACGACTTCGAGCTCACTCCCGCTCCCTAA